The proteins below come from a single Ruegeria sp. SCSIO 43209 genomic window:
- a CDS encoding carboxymuconolactone decarboxylase family protein, with amino-acid sequence MSDSPTNPFELMMKQAQDMAKAMNPAMENFSPKGFEALWPTMPKEVMEMMFGNTVNKDGLDAKTRLLLTLAGLTCQGAQADSAVRQTVRHALEAGAKKQEIVETIGQMSVFAGIPAMTRALDLAQEVMGDNEDEDQ; translated from the coding sequence ATGAGTGACAGTCCGACAAATCCGTTCGAGCTGATGATGAAGCAAGCTCAGGACATGGCCAAGGCGATGAACCCGGCGATGGAGAATTTCTCGCCCAAAGGGTTTGAGGCGTTGTGGCCAACCATGCCCAAAGAGGTCATGGAGATGATGTTCGGCAATACCGTCAACAAGGACGGGCTGGACGCCAAAACTCGCCTTCTGCTGACGCTGGCCGGGCTGACCTGTCAGGGCGCTCAGGCGGACTCGGCGGTGCGTCAGACCGTGCGCCATGCGCTGGAAGCTGGCGCCAAGAAACAAGAGATCGTGGAAACGATCGGTCAGATGTCGGTCTTTGCCGGCATCCCGGCCATGACCCGTGCGCTGGATCTGGCGCAAGAGGTCATGGGTGATAACGAGGATGAGGATCAATGA
- the nuoI gene encoding NADH-quinone oxidoreductase subunit NuoI, protein MTQIDYTRAAKYFLLQDFWVGMKLGLKYFFAPKATVNYPHEKGPLSPRFRGEHALRRYPNGEERCIACKLCEAICPAQAITIDAEPREDGSRRTTRYDIDMTKCIYCGFCQEACPVDAIVEGPNFEFATETREELFYDKQKLLDNGERWEAEIARNLEMDAPYR, encoded by the coding sequence ATGACTCAAATCGACTACACCCGCGCCGCCAAGTATTTCCTGCTGCAGGACTTCTGGGTCGGAATGAAATTGGGCTTGAAATACTTCTTCGCCCCAAAAGCCACCGTGAACTACCCGCATGAAAAGGGGCCCTTGTCCCCGCGGTTCCGGGGTGAACATGCCCTGCGCCGTTATCCGAACGGTGAGGAACGCTGCATCGCCTGCAAACTGTGCGAAGCGATCTGTCCTGCACAAGCCATCACCATCGATGCCGAGCCGCGCGAAGACGGAAGCCGCCGCACCACGCGCTATGACATCGACATGACCAAATGCATCTATTGCGGTTTCTGCCAGGAGGCATGTCCGGTTGATGCCATCGTCGAGGGCCCGAATTTCGAATTCGCCACCGAAACCCGGGAAGAGTTGTTCTACGACAAGCAGAAACTGCTGGATAATGGCGAACGCTGGGAAGCCGAAATCGCTCGCAATCTGGAAATGGACGCGCCGTACAGATGA